TTAATTTTTATCTAATAATCTCAATGAAATGAAATAGAATTTTTGCTGTTAACCCCCAAATAGTCTTATTTTCATAAAGATAAAAATATTCGTCCATACTTCTCTTTCGCCATTTATAATTTTCTCCGCCGGGAATCAGGTCAAACGGAAAATTTCTTTCAGGTTCAATCTTGAATTGCACTTGATAAATCTTTGGAGGCTGATTGAGAAAAAAGGAAATTGGTACTGAAAAGATTTCACCTACTTCCGCAGGATTCACCGAAATATTTTCCGGATTACTTATATATCCAACAAACGGGAAAAGAATCATGTCAGAGGGAAAATACATATAATCAAGTGGAAATATATCAAATATCTCGTCTTTTTTAACACCTAGTTCTTCCATCGTTTCACGAATAGCAGCGGCCTTTTCATCTATATCAGCAGCATCAACTTTACCTCCAGGGAAACAAATCTCCCCAGGCTGTCTTCTTAATTGCTGTGACCGAACTTCGAATAAGACATGTATCCCATCTTCCTTTTGTATAAGTGGGAGCATGACTGCATATTTTTTTACATGACCTCCGCCCAAAATGGATGGCATATGATTTTGCAATTTCGTAACAATCTGGTCCCGTTTCATATTTTCACCTACACATCAAAGATTCATTAGTAATAGCATATCACTATTTACATAAAAATCCTTTAAATTAACTTACACACAGTAATAAAATAAAAAAACAGCCCCACTTTCGAAATAGAGGGCTGCCATAGGATTTATTCAGACTTTTCATACCATGTATACATATATTGTGGATCTTCCCATTCACATGCATTCTTTACGACTCTCAGAGGGTGAAATGTGTCGATCATGACAGCTAGCTCCGTTGTTTCTTTCTTGCCAATGCTGCTCTCTATCTTTCCTGGATGCGGGCCATGTGGAATCCCACTTGGATGTAATGTGATAGAGCCCTCTTGAATCCCTTTTCGGCTCATAAAATTACCTTTTACATAATATAAAAGTTCATCACTATTGACATTACTATGATAATATGGTGCTGGAATCGATTGTGGATGATAATCAAAAAGTCTTGGCACAAACGAACAGACCACAAAGTTGTGCCCTTCAAAGGTTTGATGTACTGGTGGGGGCTGATGGATTCTTCCAGTAATAGGCTCAAAATCTTCTATATTAAATGCCCATGGATATAAATATCCATCCCAGCCAACTACATCAAAAGGATGATGTGCCATAATATGAGAATGAATGGCCCCTCTTGATTTAGTTAAAATCTCAAATTCTCCATTTTTCACTTTTGTGATTAAACATTCGGGACCACGTATATCCCGTTCACAAAATGGGCTGTGTTCGAGCAGCTGACCATATTCGTTTCGATATCTTTTTGGTGTCGTAATTTGGCTTGTCGTTTCGATGACAAGCATCTTAGTGACTTCACTTTCATTAGGGCAAATTCGGTACACCGTTCCAATGGGAATAATAAGGTAATCGCCAGATCGATAGCTTAAAGTTCCATACATCGTTTCAAGCGTCCCAGAACCGTATTGAATAAACAGCAGTTCGTCTCCATCACCGTTCCGGTAGAAATTGTCCATGGATACCGTGACAATCCCGATACCAATCAGTACATCTTCATTCCCTAAAAGATATTGTCTAGCTTGAATAGCATCACCAGATTTCTGTATTTTTCTCGTCAGAAAATGACGATGCTTTAGTGTTGGATTCTCTTCATATTCAATTAGAAAGGGCATACTCCTTCCCACTTTTACCACTTCTGTCGGCATCCCATGATGGTATAGTATGGACTGTGTGCCAGAAAAGCCGCGTGTACCCATCACTTGTTCACGAAACAGGCTGCCATCCTCCTTATTAAATATGGTATGCCGCTTTTGGGGGAGTTCCCCAAGTTGCCGATAGTACAACATTTACACCCCCTATCAAATACATGTAACCCGAAAATCTACTTACTGGCGACGTCCAGTATCTTACATCTCTCTATTTTTCAGTAAATTTGTTCTATCATTCTTTCTACAGGTTTCCTCTTCGTTCCTGTTCCCGTTCAATTGATTCGAATAATGCCTTGAAATTTCCTTCCCCAAAGCCTCTGGCGCCTTTACGCTGAATGATTTCAACAAAAAGTGTCGGCCGATCAACAATTGGCTTTGTAAAAATTTGCAGCAAGTATCCCTCATCATCACGATCAACTAAAATATTCAATTCCCTTAAGCTTTCCATCTCTTCATCTATTTTTCCGATCCGTTCAGTTAATGTATCATAATATGCACCTGGTGTGCTTAAAAATTCAACACCCTTTTTCTTTAATGCCTTCACTGTTGAAACTATGTCTTCAGTTAAAATGGCTAAGTGCTGAACACCTGGTCCGTTGTTAAATTCCAAGAATTCTTGAATTTGCGATTTGCGTTTCCCTTCAGCCGGTTCATTGATTGGAAACTTAATCCTCCCTCCATTATGCATCACTTTGGACATTAAAGCAGAATATTCTGTCGTAATATCCTTATCAGTGAAATGGTTCATCTCTTTAAAACCCATCACTTTCGAGTAGTAATCAACCCACTCTTCCATTCTTTCAACATTTCCTACCACATGATCAATACCAATTAAACCGGAATCTTCAATAGGAAAAGAGACTCCATTTGCGACATATCCAGGTAAAAAAGGCCCTTGATAATGTTTCCGTTCGATCAAAGTATGAATTGTGTCCCCATATGTACGGAGGACGGCTTTTTTTATTACCCCATATTCATCTTTCATTTCAAAAGGAGCGGTATAGACAATTGCTCCTCTTTCAACAGCCTTAGAAAATGCCGATTCCACATCATCCACCAATAAGGCGATGTCCCTTACACCATCTCCATGTTTTTTCACAAACTGCGATACTTTACTATTCTCAGTATAGGATCCTGTTAAAACAAGACGAATATGGCGCTGTTTTAACACATAGGATACTGTTTCACGGTTGCCTGTTTCGAGCCCGGAATAAGCGATTGGCCGAAACCCGAAAGCTGTACAAAAAAAATGACTGGCCTGTTTGGCATTACTAGTGTATATCTCAATGAAGTCCACATCCCTGACTGGAAAAAAATCGTCTTCCACTGTCTTTTTCTCCCTCATATTGAGCCCTCCATTTCTACCGTGTCTTATTCAGAATCATTTTAAAATACAAACTCTTTTTGCCTCAAGAACAGGGTGTACAGCAATAACGCTTTTTAGCATTAAAGATTTAACAGTATTTATTTTTGCACTAAAAAAAGGAACAATCTCTTAATGAGATCGTTCCTTTTTTCATGCCAGCTATTTCCTTTTTTAAAAAAATAATTTTGGCCATTTGAGTAAAAAAAATTTTTTGATTAGGAAAGGATGGCACGGTCACTTGCCATTTGCATGCCGCGGATTCGTTTAAATTCACCTAATAATCCTTCAATTGTCAAATGTCGTTTCTCATCTTCATCTACCTCTAAAATCACTTGCCCTTTATCCATCATAATTAACCTGTTACCGAGGTCTATTGCCTGCTGCATATTATGAGTAACCATCAATGTCGTCAAATTATATTTTTCAACAATCTCTTTCGTAAGATTCGTGATCAGTTCTGCTCTTGAAGGATCCAGTGCAGCAGTATGCTCATCCAGAAGTAAAATTGAAGGTTCAGTAAAAGTGGCCATTAACAAGGAAAGTGCCTGACGTTCACCGCCCGATAGCAGGCCGACTTTCGCATTTAATCGATTTTCCAATCCAAGATGCAAGGATTCAAGGACTTGCCGAAAGTGTTCACGCCTTTTTTTCGTCACACCCATTCTTAGTGTTCTCGTCTTATTACGTGAGTAGGCCATTGCGAGATTTTCTTCAATCGTCATACTTGGTGCCGTACCAGCCATTGGGTCTTGAAAAACCCGGCCAATCATTTTGGATCTCCTATATTCTGACATGGACGTTACATTTTTGCCGTCAATCCATATTTCTCCAACATCTGGAAATAAAACACCGGAAATGATGTTCATTAATGTTGATTTTCCCGCCCCATTACTTCCAATTACAGTAACAAAATCCCCCTTCTTTAAGTTGAGAGCCACTTGGTCGATGGCAATCTTTTCATCAGGGGTCCCTTCGTTAAAGATCTTATGAATCTGATTTAACTGGAGCATGATGTTCCCCCTTTCGCTCAACTGCGACATGACTCATGCTTAATTTTTCAGCTTTTTTGCGTGCTTTACGCTTCTTCTCTCTAGAACGTTCAATGAGTCTTGGTGTAGTTAAAGCAAATATAACAATGATTGCCGTTATGAGCTTCATATCCCCAGGCTGCAGGAATTCTACTCTTAAGGCAAGTGTAACAACGATCCGGTAAATGATAGAACCACCAATAACGGCTAATGTGGTTCTGGCAATTGTTTTTGTACCAAATAATGCTTCCCCAATAATAACTGATGCAAGGCCGACAATAATGGTACCAATCCCCATACCAACATCAGCAAATCCGCCCTCCTGTGCAATTAATGCACCCGAAAATGCAACTAGGGCGTTTGAAAGACCCAGTCCTAACACCACAAGAAAGCTGGTATTAGCCGAGAAGCTGCGTATCATCCGTTGATTGTCACCTGTTGCTCTAATCGCTAAACCAATTTCTGTTTTTAAGAACCCATCAGTTATAAATTTGATGATAAAAGTTACAACAAACATAAACAGTAAAATTCCCCATGTATCCGGCAGACTGTCTCCCAACCCGGCCATTTTTAACAAACTATTGAAAAATGAATCAATCCCTAGATTTTTAGAGATATCTGCTATTTTGGTAAAAGCAGTATCAGTATTTAATAAAGGAATGTTCGAGCGCCCCATAATTCTTAAATTTATAGAATAAAGCGCTATCATCATTAAGATTCCCGATAACAAGTTATTAATTTTTCCAAAAGTGTGAAGCAGTCCAGTTATACATCCTGCTAGAAATCCGGCAAATAACGCTGTAACTGTTGCCAAGAATGGATTAACACCATTTATGATCATAATCGATGTAATGGCAGCACCTGTTACAAAACTTCCGTCTACTGTTAGATCCGGAAAATCAAGAATACGAAATGAAAGATACACACCTAATGCCATAATTGCAAAGATAATACCTGCTTCAAACGAACCAAATATGGCTGTAAACATTCACTACCATCCTTTCACCATAACTCTCGCCAATAAATTAGAGGCTGTTTTATATGTATTTGGATGAGAGGAGTCAATCCAACCTGGATTGACTCCAAAAAAGATTGCTATTTCCCATCATAAAACTCGCCAAGCTTGCTCCATTCCTCTTTCACTGTTAAACCTTGAGCTGCAGCAGCTTTCTTATTGATAACCAGTTTTAAGCCTTTTGGCAGTTCTACAGGTATTTCTGAAGGTTTTTTCTTGCTTGTTAAAATATCAGCCGCCATTAACCCGGATTGGTAACCAAGATCAAAGTAGCTGAAGCCGCTCGCAGCAACTGCACCCTTCTTCATTGAATCTAATTCTCCTACAAATAGTGGAATCTTTTTATTATTTGCTACGGCAATTACAGAATCAAGTGCAGTAACGACGGTATTATCCGTTGGAATATAGATTGCATCCACTCGGCCGACTAAAGATTCCGCTGCCTGTTTTACTTCGGAAGTATTAGAGACAGATGCTTCAACAAGACTTGCTCCTTTATCTTGAACTATTGTTTTTACTGCTTTTACTTGTACAACTGAATTTTCTTCCCCAGAATTGTAGATAACTCCAATTTTCTTTGCCTTTACTTCATCTGTAATAAAGCTAATCGTTTTTTTCGTGGCATCAGGATGATTATCTGTTGTTCCCGTAATATTTTTGCCTGGTTTGTCAAAAGATTTTACCAATCCTGCTCCAACAGGATCTGTGACAGATGTAAAAACGATGGGAATATCCTTTGTCGCATTTAATGCCGCGGTTGCACTAGGTGTAGCGTTCGCAAAGATTAAATCCACTTTATCACCAACAAAATTCTTTGCAATGGTTTGAGTATTATTCATGTCAGCTTGAGCATTTTGTTCATCATATTTGACATTAATCCCTTTATCTTTCAATGCCTGTTTAAAACCTTGTGTCGCTGCGTCTAAAGATGGGTGAGGTGCAAACTGAGAAATCCCAACCTTGTATTCTTTTTTTGCTCCTCCCACCTGCGAACTTCCTGAAGTGTCTTTACTGCCGCAACCCGCAAGCAATAGCATCCCTGCTACAGCAATAGATAATCCTTTAACTCCTTTTTTCATTGGTAAAATCCCCCTCAATTTTCAAAAAATTTAATATTTTAAAAATTATTCTAGTATTTGTTTCCATTAAAATCAATAGAAATAGCAAAAATATTTTTACACTTTAAAGTTATGAAACTTACAGTTTAGCAAAAAAAAATGCCTTCAATATTTTTTGAAGGCATTTAAATAGCTTAATCAGAGTATGAGTAGACTTATATTTCCCAATCTTTTGTATTCTCGAGAAGTTTATCAATTTCTAGCGGCTTCATTTTATAATTTTTCTCAGATGTTAGATCCGCCGTTGCATCTAGCAGCTTATCAATATCAATATATACGATTCCCATAATCTAACCTCCGTTGTATGTATTTTTGGTTTTTCTTATCAAAGGATTCGAATAACCCTTTCAGATTATGGGGGTCACTATGATCAAGTTTTCTTCTTTTTGA
Above is a genomic segment from Neobacillus endophyticus containing:
- a CDS encoding NUDIX hydrolase, which gives rise to MKRDQIVTKLQNHMPSILGGGHVKKYAVMLPLIQKEDGIHVLFEVRSQQLRRQPGEICFPGGKVDAADIDEKAAAIRETMEELGVKKDEIFDIFPLDYMYFPSDMILFPFVGYISNPENISVNPAEVGEIFSVPISFFLNQPPKIYQVQFKIEPERNFPFDLIPGGENYKWRKRSMDEYFYLYENKTIWGLTAKILFHFIEIIR
- a CDS encoding homogentisate 1,2-dioxygenase, with product MLYYRQLGELPQKRHTIFNKEDGSLFREQVMGTRGFSGTQSILYHHGMPTEVVKVGRSMPFLIEYEENPTLKHRHFLTRKIQKSGDAIQARQYLLGNEDVLIGIGIVTVSMDNFYRNGDGDELLFIQYGSGTLETMYGTLSYRSGDYLIIPIGTVYRICPNESEVTKMLVIETTSQITTPKRYRNEYGQLLEHSPFCERDIRGPECLITKVKNGEFEILTKSRGAIHSHIMAHHPFDVVGWDGYLYPWAFNIEDFEPITGRIHQPPPVHQTFEGHNFVVCSFVPRLFDYHPQSIPAPYYHSNVNSDELLYYVKGNFMSRKGIQEGSITLHPSGIPHGPHPGKIESSIGKKETTELAVMIDTFHPLRVVKNACEWEDPQYMYTWYEKSE
- the hppD gene encoding 4-hydroxyphenylpyruvate dioxygenase, whose translation is MREKKTVEDDFFPVRDVDFIEIYTSNAKQASHFFCTAFGFRPIAYSGLETGNRETVSYVLKQRHIRLVLTGSYTENSKVSQFVKKHGDGVRDIALLVDDVESAFSKAVERGAIVYTAPFEMKDEYGVIKKAVLRTYGDTIHTLIERKHYQGPFLPGYVANGVSFPIEDSGLIGIDHVVGNVERMEEWVDYYSKVMGFKEMNHFTDKDITTEYSALMSKVMHNGGRIKFPINEPAEGKRKSQIQEFLEFNNGPGVQHLAILTEDIVSTVKALKKKGVEFLSTPGAYYDTLTERIGKIDEEMESLRELNILVDRDDEGYLLQIFTKPIVDRPTLFVEIIQRKGARGFGEGNFKALFESIEREQERRGNL
- a CDS encoding ABC transporter ATP-binding protein, which gives rise to MLQLNQIHKIFNEGTPDEKIAIDQVALNLKKGDFVTVIGSNGAGKSTLMNIISGVLFPDVGEIWIDGKNVTSMSEYRRSKMIGRVFQDPMAGTAPSMTIEENLAMAYSRNKTRTLRMGVTKKRREHFRQVLESLHLGLENRLNAKVGLLSGGERQALSLLMATFTEPSILLLDEHTAALDPSRAELITNLTKEIVEKYNLTTLMVTHNMQQAIDLGNRLIMMDKGQVILEVDEDEKRHLTIEGLLGEFKRIRGMQMASDRAILS
- a CDS encoding ABC transporter permease, with product MFTAIFGSFEAGIIFAIMALGVYLSFRILDFPDLTVDGSFVTGAAITSIMIINGVNPFLATVTALFAGFLAGCITGLLHTFGKINNLLSGILMMIALYSINLRIMGRSNIPLLNTDTAFTKIADISKNLGIDSFFNSLLKMAGLGDSLPDTWGILLFMFVVTFIIKFITDGFLKTEIGLAIRATGDNQRMIRSFSANTSFLVVLGLGLSNALVAFSGALIAQEGGFADVGMGIGTIIVGLASVIIGEALFGTKTIARTTLAVIGGSIIYRIVVTLALRVEFLQPGDMKLITAIIVIFALTTPRLIERSREKKRKARKKAEKLSMSHVAVERKGEHHAPVKSDS
- a CDS encoding ABC transporter substrate-binding protein, which produces MKKGVKGLSIAVAGMLLLAGCGSKDTSGSSQVGGAKKEYKVGISQFAPHPSLDAATQGFKQALKDKGINVKYDEQNAQADMNNTQTIAKNFVGDKVDLIFANATPSATAALNATKDIPIVFTSVTDPVGAGLVKSFDKPGKNITGTTDNHPDATKKTISFITDEVKAKKIGVIYNSGEENSVVQVKAVKTIVQDKGASLVEASVSNTSEVKQAAESLVGRVDAIYIPTDNTVVTALDSVIAVANNKKIPLFVGELDSMKKGAVAASGFSYFDLGYQSGLMAADILTSKKKPSEIPVELPKGLKLVINKKAAAAQGLTVKEEWSKLGEFYDGK